A genome region from Rattus norvegicus strain BN/NHsdMcwi chromosome 17, GRCr8, whole genome shotgun sequence includes the following:
- the Tspan17 gene encoding tetraspanin-17 isoform X1: MPGKHQQFQDPEVGCCGKYFLFGFNIVFWVLGALFLAIGLWAWGEKGVLSNISGLTDLGGLDPVWLFVVIGGIMSVLGFAGCIGALRENTFLLKFFSVFLGLIFFLELAAGILAFVFKDWIRDQLNLFINNNVKAYRDDIDLQNLIDFAQEYWSCCGARGPNDWNLNIYFNCTDLNPSRERCGVPFSCCVRDPAEDVLNTQCGYDIRLKLELEQQGSIYTKGCVGQFEKWLQDNLIVVAGVLVAIALLQICGICLAQNLVSDIEAVKANWSLLSQTTPYSP; this comes from the exons gtgctgggagcccTGTTCCTGGCCATCGGCCTCTGGGCCTGGGGTGAGAAG GGCGTTCTTTCCAACATCTCAGGGCTGACAGATCTAGGCGGTCTTGACCCCGTGTGGCTGTTTGTGGTGATTGGGGGAATCATGTCAGTGCTGGGCTTTGCCGGCTGCATTGGGGCCCTCCGGGAAAACACCTTCCTGCTCAAATTT TTCTCTGTGTTCCTCGGCCTCATCTTCTTCCTGGAGCTGGCGGCCGGGATCCTGGCCTTCGTGTTCAAGGATTGGATCCGAGACCAACTTAACCTCTTCATCAACAACAATGTCAAAGCCTACCGGGACGATATTGACCTTCAGAACCTTATCGACTTTGCTCAGGAATAC TGGTCTTGCTGTGGAGCCCGAGGGCCCAATGACTGGAACCTCAACATCTACTTCAACTGCACTGACTTGAACCCAAGCCGCGAGCGCTGTGGGGTGCCCTTCTCCTGCTGTGTTAGGGACCCTGCG GAAGACGTCCTCAATACCCAGTGTGGCTATGACATCCGACTCAAACTG GAGCTGGAGCAGCAAGGCTCCATCTACACCAAAGGCTGCGTGGGCCAGTTTGAGAAGTGGCTCCAAGATAACCTGATTGTGGTGGCCGGGGTCTTGGTGGCCATTGCCCTCCTCCAG ATATGTGGCATCTGCTTGGCCCAGAACCTCGTGAGTGACATCGAGGCAGTAAAGGCCAACTG GAGCCTGCTGTCTCAGACCACTCCATATTCACCATGA